In one window of Hymenobacter nivis DNA:
- a CDS encoding PKD domain-containing protein produces the protein MHYKIALLGLCLAAAPLLAQVGPAPAHAPRTAAGAPVGPCAATDPNSRIGGELQQLYQQWHTGGAAARKGGAGQLATAFPQLHVASTDDAVLVRITAKDVAALLPALLARGFVVVSDQSKFHFIEGRLPVSQLAPGTAGISALAAQGLLGVLPVYLPAGRAGKVLNQADFVLEAARVRGTRPTGYDGTGVRIGVLSDSYNALNGATAGVASGDLPANVQILQEYSGGTDEGRAMIELIHDIAPGASKAFSSVEFGEADFATQITRLASPTGGNCKILVDDIGYFAEPLYQDGVIAQAIEKAVAGGAAYYSAAGNQADEASEYVAPTFTNAAKGADLDFGLSTGGPTDTRQPFTIPVSGKFTISLQWSDPFYTIAGVKTDLDAYLVIARTGATLKGDTVATAANNNITNQTPYEILSFTNGAASINTAYNLIINRRAGTATPARVKYASFGDTFVPTKYWTHSSTITGHAAAASAMAVAAAPSFNRLVAESYSSIGTPTILFNPDGSALGAPATRQKPDFTSIDYVSTTFFSGTVFPDPADGFIFAGTSAAAPNAAAVAALLLQARPTSTPAQLNAQLKATALDLNTPGFDNVTGAGLINAYAAVYGPPTAAAVPFVDVFDGTALGPNWSVTSRGAARVAIRSDFSPASSPGHLVLDSFFPYYSFNSYTGARVAQADLHLNLANAPAGGVLLTFRHKKILGEIDQVMPATFSGSSDTDGVALSVDGGTTWYSLASITGTNATINYQTVSVNLTQFAAANGLALGADVRIRFQRTGTTQVDAAASTQRGGRAFDDIAVTGTSAAPVALFNVSAGAAAAVCPGTAVQFTDASLLGPTAWSWSFPGGTPASSTAQNPVVTYARGGTYDATLTVTNANGTATRTTTGAVVVSGAVPVASFTVKPSPVCAGGAVAFTSTSGPCPSTYAWSFPGGTPSSSTAANPVVTYATAGAYTATLVVGNGNGSSAAATATVVVQGSGLALPYAESLASGIPATWTVTNPDNALTWGPANNVVRKDGTTGTVAAIKFYNYSARAQRDTLRTPAVDLRGQAKPFLRFDLAYAAVSAAPAANNDSLAVDVYTACTATRLGRVYLQSAATGLGTTAVQASAFAPTAAAQWRTESVDLTAFTGQQVYFRFTAFNEYGNNLYLSNVRVENSVATATRALADSPALQVYPNPVGSGSALALALPLGTGTATLRLIDALGRTTWYGTAALSPAAAARRTLDAPLAAGLYTVLCQAADGQLYSRRVVVE, from the coding sequence ATGCATTACAAAATTGCGCTGTTGGGCTTGTGCCTGGCCGCCGCGCCGCTATTAGCGCAAGTGGGGCCGGCCCCGGCACACGCTCCGCGCACCGCCGCGGGGGCCCCCGTGGGGCCCTGCGCGGCCACCGACCCCAACTCGCGCATTGGCGGCGAGTTGCAGCAGCTGTACCAGCAGTGGCACACGGGCGGCGCCGCCGCCAGGAAGGGCGGGGCCGGGCAGCTGGCCACCGCGTTCCCCCAACTGCACGTGGCCTCCACCGACGACGCGGTACTGGTGCGCATCACGGCGAAGGATGTGGCCGCACTGCTTCCGGCGCTGCTGGCCCGCGGCTTCGTGGTGGTATCCGACCAAAGCAAGTTTCACTTCATCGAGGGCCGCCTGCCAGTGAGCCAGCTGGCTCCCGGCACGGCCGGCATCAGCGCCCTGGCGGCACAGGGCCTGCTGGGCGTACTGCCCGTTTACCTGCCGGCCGGCCGCGCGGGCAAAGTGCTGAACCAGGCCGATTTCGTGCTGGAGGCAGCCCGCGTACGGGGCACCCGCCCCACCGGCTACGACGGCACGGGCGTGCGCATCGGCGTGTTGAGCGACTCGTACAACGCCCTGAACGGCGCGACGGCGGGCGTAGCCTCCGGCGATTTGCCCGCCAACGTGCAGATACTACAGGAGTATTCGGGCGGCACCGACGAGGGCCGCGCCATGATTGAGCTGATCCACGACATCGCCCCCGGGGCGAGCAAGGCTTTCAGCTCGGTGGAATTTGGCGAGGCCGATTTTGCCACCCAGATTACCCGGCTGGCCAGCCCCACGGGGGGCAACTGCAAAATTCTGGTCGATGACATCGGCTACTTTGCTGAGCCTCTGTACCAGGACGGCGTGATTGCCCAGGCCATCGAAAAGGCCGTGGCCGGCGGGGCAGCCTACTACTCGGCGGCCGGCAACCAGGCCGACGAGGCCTCGGAGTACGTCGCCCCCACGTTCACCAACGCGGCGAAAGGAGCCGATTTGGACTTTGGCCTCTCCACCGGGGGGCCTACCGACACGCGCCAGCCGTTCACGATTCCAGTGTCGGGCAAGTTCACCATCAGCTTGCAGTGGAGCGACCCGTTTTACACCATCGCCGGCGTGAAAACCGACCTCGACGCTTACCTGGTCATTGCCCGCACCGGCGCCACCCTCAAGGGCGACACCGTGGCCACGGCCGCCAACAACAACATCACCAACCAAACGCCCTACGAAATCCTGAGCTTCACCAACGGCGCGGCCAGCATCAACACGGCGTACAACCTGATCATCAACCGCCGGGCGGGCACCGCCACCCCAGCCCGCGTGAAGTACGCCTCGTTCGGCGACACGTTTGTGCCCACCAAATACTGGACGCACAGCAGTACCATCACGGGCCACGCGGCGGCGGCCAGCGCCATGGCCGTGGCTGCGGCGCCGTCGTTCAACCGCCTCGTGGCCGAGTCGTACTCGTCGATTGGCACCCCCACCATCCTCTTCAACCCCGACGGCTCGGCGCTGGGGGCCCCGGCCACGCGCCAAAAACCCGACTTCACGTCGATTGACTATGTGAGCACCACGTTCTTTTCGGGCACGGTGTTTCCCGACCCGGCCGATGGGTTCATTTTCGCCGGTACCTCGGCGGCGGCGCCCAACGCGGCGGCCGTGGCCGCACTGCTGCTGCAAGCGCGCCCCACCAGCACGCCCGCTCAGCTCAACGCCCAGCTCAAGGCCACGGCGCTCGATTTGAATACGCCGGGCTTCGACAATGTAACCGGCGCCGGCCTCATCAACGCCTACGCGGCCGTGTACGGGCCGCCCACCGCGGCCGCGGTGCCCTTCGTGGACGTGTTCGACGGCACGGCCCTGGGGCCCAACTGGAGCGTCACAAGCCGCGGCGCGGCCCGGGTAGCCATCCGCTCGGATTTCTCGCCCGCCTCCAGCCCCGGCCACCTGGTGCTGGATTCGTTTTTCCCGTACTATAGCTTTAACAGCTACACTGGGGCCCGGGTGGCCCAGGCCGACCTGCACCTGAACCTAGCCAACGCCCCAGCCGGCGGCGTGCTGCTAACGTTCCGGCACAAGAAGATCCTGGGCGAAATCGACCAAGTGATGCCCGCCACCTTCAGCGGCAGCAGCGACACCGACGGCGTAGCCCTGAGCGTGGACGGCGGCACCACCTGGTACAGCCTGGCGAGCATCACGGGCACCAACGCCACCATCAACTACCAAACGGTAAGCGTAAACCTGACTCAGTTTGCCGCCGCCAACGGCTTGGCGCTGGGCGCCGACGTGCGCATCCGCTTCCAGCGCACCGGCACCACGCAGGTTGACGCGGCCGCGAGCACCCAACGCGGCGGCCGGGCCTTCGACGATATCGCTGTGACCGGCACCAGCGCCGCCCCGGTGGCCTTGTTCAACGTTTCGGCCGGCGCCGCGGCGGCCGTGTGCCCGGGCACTGCCGTGCAGTTCACCGATGCCTCGCTGCTGGGCCCCACGGCCTGGAGCTGGAGCTTCCCCGGCGGCACGCCCGCCAGCAGCACCGCCCAGAACCCCGTGGTGACCTATGCCCGCGGTGGCACCTACGACGCGACCCTAACTGTGACCAACGCCAACGGCACCGCCACCCGCACGACCACGGGCGCCGTGGTGGTATCGGGCGCCGTGCCCGTGGCCAGCTTCACGGTGAAGCCCTCGCCGGTATGCGCGGGTGGGGCCGTTGCGTTCACCAGCACATCGGGGCCCTGCCCCAGCACCTACGCCTGGAGCTTCCCGGGCGGCACGCCCAGCAGTAGCACCGCCGCCAACCCCGTGGTGACCTACGCCACCGCCGGGGCCTACACCGCCACGCTGGTGGTGGGCAACGGCAACGGCAGCAGCGCCGCCGCCACCGCCACGGTGGTCGTGCAGGGCAGCGGCTTGGCCCTGCCCTACGCCGAGTCCCTGGCCAGCGGCATCCCCGCTACCTGGACGGTGACCAATCCCGACAACGCCCTCACCTGGGGCCCCGCCAACAACGTGGTGCGCAAGGACGGCACCACCGGCACGGTGGCCGCCATCAAATTCTACAACTACTCGGCCCGGGCCCAACGCGATACTCTGCGCACGCCCGCCGTGGATTTACGCGGCCAGGCCAAGCCGTTCCTGCGCTTTGATTTAGCCTACGCCGCGGTATCGGCGGCGCCCGCAGCCAACAACGACTCGCTGGCCGTGGACGTGTACACGGCCTGCACCGCCACGCGCCTCGGCCGCGTGTACTTACAGTCGGCGGCTACGGGCCTGGGCACCACCGCGGTCCAGGCCTCGGCCTTCGCGCCCACCGCCGCCGCCCAGTGGCGCACCGAGAGCGTGGACCTGACGGCCTTCACCGGCCAGCAGGTGTACTTCCGCTTTACGGCTTTCAACGAGTACGGCAACAACCTGTACCTCTCGAATGTGCGGGTGGAAAACTCGGTGGCCACGGCCACCCGGGCCCTGGCCGACTCGCCGGCGCTGCAAGTGTACCCCAACCCCGTGGGCAGTGGCAGCGCCCTGGCCCTCGCCCTGCCCCTGGGCACCGGCACCGCCACCCTGCGCCTCATCGATGCCCTGGGCCGCACTACCTGGTACGGCACGGCCGCACTTAGCCCCGCTGCCGCCGCCCGCCGCACCCTCGACGCCCCCCTGGCCGCCGGCCTCTACACCGTCCTCTGCCAGGCCGCCGATGGCCAGCTCTACTCCCGCCGCGTGGTAGTGGAATAG
- a CDS encoding trans-sulfuration enzyme family protein, with the protein MNLTNIHPKVTPIYQTSVFKFASLAELEEYYTAPGRGGRYGYSRSEHPNTEELVAAVARLEGVAGGALAGVATGAGLSGLLAAVLATCRAGDHVLCPAELYGGSVVLLSNELSRLGIETSYVPLADLYDLARHARPNTKLVLAEILSNPLLTVLDGPRLAAACQAEGVLLLIDNTFASPAISQPFSWGADMVWHSATKYLGGHSDVTAGLVLARDPAVAQRLRQVGGSLGLTLAPLESWLTLRGTKTLRLRMRQHSENALAVAQFLARHPAVGQVFYPGLPLDPGHALAAAQLRGGQFGGMLSFRLADDTAAAVDAFVQKSQLFPLAPSLAGVDSSCSYPLATSHRYIPDERRRALGITPGLIRLSVGIEEAGDLLADLSQALG; encoded by the coding sequence ATGAACCTGACCAATATCCACCCCAAAGTCACCCCCATTTACCAAACGTCGGTCTTCAAATTCGCCTCCCTGGCCGAGCTGGAAGAGTACTATACGGCCCCCGGGCGCGGCGGTCGCTACGGCTACTCGCGCTCCGAACACCCCAACACCGAGGAGCTGGTGGCCGCCGTGGCCCGGCTCGAAGGCGTGGCCGGCGGGGCCCTGGCCGGCGTGGCCACCGGCGCGGGCCTGAGCGGGCTGCTGGCCGCCGTGCTGGCCACCTGCCGGGCCGGCGACCACGTGCTCTGCCCCGCCGAGCTGTACGGCGGCTCGGTGGTGCTGCTCTCCAACGAGCTGAGCCGGCTGGGCATTGAAACCAGCTATGTGCCCCTGGCCGACCTCTACGACCTGGCCCGCCACGCCCGCCCTAACACCAAGCTGGTGCTGGCCGAAATCCTCAGCAACCCGCTGCTAACCGTGCTCGACGGGCCCCGGCTGGCCGCCGCCTGCCAAGCCGAAGGCGTGCTCTTACTGATTGACAACACGTTCGCCTCGCCCGCTATCAGCCAGCCCTTCAGCTGGGGGGCCGATATGGTGTGGCACTCGGCCACCAAGTACCTCGGCGGGCACTCAGACGTAACTGCCGGCCTGGTGCTGGCCCGCGACCCGGCCGTGGCCCAGCGCCTACGCCAGGTGGGCGGCAGCCTGGGCCTCACCTTGGCCCCGCTGGAAAGCTGGCTGACCCTGCGTGGCACCAAAACCTTGCGCCTGCGCATGCGCCAGCACTCCGAAAATGCTCTGGCCGTGGCCCAGTTCCTAGCCCGGCACCCAGCCGTGGGGCAGGTGTTCTACCCCGGCCTGCCCCTTGACCCCGGCCACGCCCTGGCGGCTGCCCAGCTGCGCGGCGGCCAGTTCGGCGGTATGCTCTCGTTCCGGCTGGCCGACGATACCGCGGCGGCCGTCGATGCTTTTGTTCAGAAGAGCCAGCTGTTTCCGCTGGCCCCGTCGCTGGCCGGCGTCGATTCGTCGTGCTCGTACCCGCTGGCCACTTCGCACCGCTACATTCCCGACGAGCGCCGCCGGGCCCTGGGCATCACCCCGGGCCTCATCCGCCTCAGCGTGGGTATCGAGGAAGCGGGCGATCTGCTCGCCGACCTGTCCCAGGCCCTGGGCTAG
- a CDS encoding DegT/DnrJ/EryC1/StrS family aminotransferase codes for MRSQDHDRIFLSPPHLGRHELNYVHKAIEDNWVAPVGPNLVGFEADICAAAGVPFCVALNSGTAALHLGLLLLGVGPGDEVLCPSFTFVATANAIRYCGATPVFVDSEAATWNICPVRLREAIEDRLRRGHKPRALLLVHLYGMPAQLAEIGALAEEFDIPILEDAAEALGSTWQQQPLGSFGRVGVFSFNGNKILTTSGGGALVTHDPTLAARARYLATQAKDAAPYYQHSEVGYNYRLSNILAGIGRGQMELLADRVKRRREIFRWYQGHLAALPGLAVAPAAEPPGALSNRWLTTVLLAPPDPADADAPPATPETLRLALETRNVESRPLWKPMHLQPLFAEAPMYGGAVCADLFARGLCLPSGTALTDSDLRRVAEALAEALR; via the coding sequence TTGCGCAGCCAAGACCACGACCGGATTTTCCTCTCCCCGCCCCACCTCGGCCGCCACGAGCTGAACTACGTGCACAAGGCCATTGAGGACAACTGGGTGGCGCCCGTGGGGCCCAACCTGGTAGGCTTCGAGGCCGATATTTGCGCGGCGGCGGGCGTACCGTTTTGCGTGGCCCTAAACTCGGGCACGGCCGCCCTGCACCTGGGCCTGCTGCTGCTGGGCGTGGGCCCCGGCGACGAAGTGCTGTGTCCCTCGTTCACGTTCGTGGCCACGGCCAACGCCATCCGCTACTGCGGGGCCACGCCGGTATTCGTTGACAGCGAGGCCGCTACCTGGAACATTTGCCCCGTGCGCCTGCGCGAGGCCATCGAGGACCGGCTGCGGCGGGGCCACAAGCCACGGGCCCTGCTGCTGGTGCACCTCTACGGCATGCCGGCCCAGCTGGCGGAAATCGGGGCCCTGGCCGAGGAATTCGACATTCCTATCCTGGAGGACGCGGCCGAGGCCCTGGGCAGCACCTGGCAGCAGCAGCCGCTGGGCAGCTTCGGGCGGGTGGGCGTGTTCTCGTTTAATGGCAATAAGATACTGACCACCAGCGGTGGTGGGGCCCTCGTGACCCACGACCCGACCCTGGCTGCACGCGCCCGCTACCTGGCCACCCAGGCCAAGGACGCGGCCCCCTACTACCAGCACTCGGAGGTGGGCTACAACTACCGGCTGAGCAACATCCTGGCCGGCATCGGCCGCGGCCAGATGGAGCTGCTGGCCGACCGGGTGAAGCGCCGCCGCGAGATTTTCCGGTGGTACCAGGGGCACCTTGCCGCGCTGCCCGGCCTAGCCGTGGCCCCTGCCGCCGAGCCGCCCGGGGCCCTGTCCAACCGCTGGCTCACCACCGTGCTGCTCGCCCCGCCCGACCCAGCTGACGCTGATGCCCCGCCCGCCACGCCCGAAACCCTGCGCCTGGCCCTCGAAACCCGCAACGTCGAGAGCCGCCCGCTCTGGAAGCCTATGCACTTGCAGCCGCTCTTCGCCGAGGCGCCGATGTACGGCGGCGCGGTGTGCGCCGACCTGTTTGCCCGGGGCCTGTGCCTGCCTAGCGGCACCGCCCTGACTGATAGCGACCTGCGCCGCGTGGCCGAGGCCCTGGCGGAGGCTTTGCGCTGA
- a CDS encoding NeuD/PglB/VioB family sugar acetyltransferase, whose product MTQLFFSDYYAGPGTGRPLVIFGAGGLGREVLSLVQQLPPGPDGAPAWEVRGFYDDVAPAAPTVAGLPYLGTSADLNATAEPLAVAVAVGSSAGRAAVVGRLTSAQLAFPALVHPGVVLGLAQRISLREGCIIQQGCMLTCDIALDRFVLLNLGCTVGHDAVLGEFCSLMPRANVGGAARLAPGVYLGTGATVIQGVAVGEYTTVGAGAVVVRDLPPRTTAVGVPARVIK is encoded by the coding sequence ATGACTCAACTGTTCTTTTCGGATTATTACGCCGGGCCCGGCACCGGCCGGCCGCTCGTCATTTTTGGGGCCGGCGGGCTGGGGCGCGAGGTGCTGAGCCTGGTGCAGCAGCTGCCTCCGGGCCCCGACGGGGCCCCCGCCTGGGAGGTACGCGGCTTCTACGACGACGTGGCGCCCGCCGCGCCCACCGTGGCCGGCCTGCCCTACCTGGGCACCAGCGCCGACCTCAACGCCACCGCCGAGCCGCTGGCCGTGGCCGTGGCCGTGGGCAGCAGCGCCGGCCGGGCCGCCGTGGTGGGCCGCCTCACCTCGGCGCAGCTAGCATTTCCGGCGCTGGTGCACCCGGGCGTGGTGCTGGGCCTGGCCCAGCGCATCAGCCTGCGCGAGGGCTGCATCATCCAGCAGGGCTGCATGTTAACCTGCGACATTGCCCTCGACCGCTTCGTGCTGCTCAACCTGGGCTGCACCGTGGGTCACGACGCCGTGCTGGGTGAATTCTGCTCGCTGATGCCGCGCGCCAACGTGGGCGGCGCTGCCCGGCTGGCCCCCGGCGTGTACCTCGGCACTGGGGCCACCGTCATCCAGGGCGTGGCCGTGGGCGAGTACACCACCGTGGGAGCCGGGGCCGTGGTAGTGCGCGACTTGCCACCCCGCACCACGGCCGTGGGCGTGCCGGCCCGGGTAATTAAGTAG
- a CDS encoding sugar transferase — translation MPAAAQNSAFPAQSFYVRRGKRWLDVAGALALLPPALPLLALGALLAAAQNRGPWLFRQARPGRGGQLFTLYKLQTMTSARDARGQLLPDAQRLPRLGHWLRGTSLDELPQLWNILRGDLSLVGPRPLLPQYLPLYSPAQARRHLVRPGLTGWAQVNGRNALAWEEKFAFDTWYVDHLSLALDLKILWRTVGRVLGSAGVAAPGQATNEAFRGPA, via the coding sequence ATGCCCGCGGCCGCCCAAAATTCAGCATTCCCCGCCCAAAGTTTCTACGTGCGCCGCGGCAAGCGCTGGCTCGACGTGGCCGGGGCCCTGGCGCTGCTGCCCCCGGCCCTGCCACTGCTGGCGCTGGGGGCCCTGCTGGCCGCCGCCCAAAACCGGGGCCCCTGGCTGTTTCGGCAGGCGCGGCCGGGGCGGGGCGGGCAGCTCTTCACGCTCTACAAGCTCCAAACCATGACCAGCGCCCGCGATGCCCGCGGCCAGCTGCTGCCCGACGCCCAGCGCCTGCCGCGCCTGGGCCACTGGCTACGAGGCACTTCCCTCGACGAGCTACCCCAGCTTTGGAACATCCTGCGCGGCGACCTGAGCCTGGTGGGGCCCCGGCCGCTGCTGCCGCAGTACCTGCCGCTGTACTCGCCGGCACAGGCGCGGCGGCACCTGGTGCGCCCCGGCCTCACGGGCTGGGCCCAGGTGAACGGGCGCAATGCCCTGGCCTGGGAAGAAAAATTTGCCTTTGATACGTGGTACGTCGACCACCTTTCGCTGGCGCTGGACCTGAAAATCCTGTGGCGCACGGTAGGCCGCGTGCTGGGCAGCGCGGGCGTGGCGGCCCCGGGCCAGGCCACCAACGAGGCTTTTCGGGGCCCAGCGTAG
- the ispE gene encoding 4-(cytidine 5'-diphospho)-2-C-methyl-D-erythritol kinase, producing MLTFPNAKLNLGLYVTARRPDGFHTLETVFVPLPWTDALELLPAAPGQPTSLGLSGRPIPGAPETNLCVRAYALLQADFPQLPPVQLHLHKVVPIGAGLGGGSADAAFALKAANELFGLNLPTDALEGYARRLGADCAFFIQNKPVLAREKGDVFEPISLDLAGTACAVVYPGLHISTAEAYARIVPHAPAHPLREALGGAIGTWRHTVANDFETALTPTYPVLAAIKQQLYAAGAAYASLSGSGSAVYGLWLGQPEAPALPWPAEYLVWRGQL from the coding sequence TTGCTCACCTTCCCCAACGCCAAGCTCAACCTGGGCCTGTACGTCACGGCCCGCCGCCCCGATGGTTTCCACACCCTCGAAACTGTGTTTGTGCCCCTGCCCTGGACCGATGCACTGGAGCTGCTGCCCGCCGCCCCGGGCCAGCCCACCAGCCTGGGCCTCAGCGGCCGCCCCATCCCCGGGGCCCCGGAAACGAACCTGTGCGTGCGGGCCTACGCCCTGCTCCAGGCCGATTTCCCGCAGCTGCCGCCCGTGCAGCTGCACCTGCACAAAGTGGTACCCATCGGGGCGGGCCTGGGCGGTGGCTCGGCCGATGCAGCTTTTGCCCTGAAGGCGGCTAATGAGCTGTTTGGTTTGAACTTACCAACGGATGCGCTGGAAGGCTATGCCCGCCGCCTGGGAGCCGACTGCGCTTTTTTTATTCAGAACAAGCCCGTGCTGGCCCGCGAAAAGGGCGACGTGTTCGAACCCATCAGCCTCGATCTGGCCGGTACCGCCTGCGCCGTGGTGTACCCCGGCCTGCACATCAGCACGGCCGAAGCCTACGCCCGCATCGTGCCGCACGCGCCCGCCCACCCGCTGCGCGAAGCTCTGGGGGGGGCCATCGGCACCTGGCGCCACACTGTGGCCAACGACTTCGAAACCGCCCTGACGCCCACCTACCCGGTGCTGGCCGCCATCAAGCAGCAGCTCTACGCCGCCGGAGCGGCCTACGCCAGCTTGTCGGGTTCGGGCTCGGCTGTGTACGGCCTGTGGCTCGGCCAGCCCGAGGCCCCGGCGCTGCCCTGGCCCGCCGAGTACCTGGTGTGGCGCGGGCAGCTTTAG
- a CDS encoding DASH family cryptochrome → MTILYWLRNDLRMHDNEVLAALPPGATALLPVYCFDPVALGPDAYLGLPRTGPHRLAFLLEALADLQRRYAALGSGIHFAVGRPEDVLPALARQLGAQAVHASTEHTTEEEEAEDALTAALGPQIPLRRFETLTLLHPADLPIPVRNLPFSFSKFRFDVFSKMTVRPPLPAPRRLPPLPAGFAPAPLPNADLIAAELGQPSLVRVRPDRRSALPALGGGETTGLARLHDYAIERHLIGRYDDTRNQLLGEAFSTKLSPWLANGSLSARQVWAAIDGYDDAHGARSKGALQLRLELLWRDYFRLLAQKAGPDFFRWRGLRDQLPKPIQPEKTVFDAWAAGRTGNAFVDANMRELNATSFMSNRGRQNVASYLIHDLHQDWRWGAAYFEHQLIDHDAASNWGNWKYIAGTGTDVRDTAFDVAQQAKRYDPQGQYVRTWLA, encoded by the coding sequence ATGACTATCCTGTACTGGCTGCGCAACGACCTGCGCATGCACGACAACGAAGTGCTGGCCGCCCTGCCGCCCGGCGCCACGGCCCTACTGCCGGTGTACTGCTTCGACCCCGTGGCCCTGGGGCCCGATGCCTACCTGGGCCTGCCGCGCACCGGCCCGCACCGCCTGGCCTTCCTGCTCGAAGCCCTGGCCGACTTGCAGCGGCGCTACGCCGCGCTGGGCTCTGGCATTCACTTCGCGGTGGGCCGCCCCGAGGACGTGCTGCCCGCCCTGGCCCGGCAGCTGGGCGCGCAGGCCGTGCACGCCAGCACCGAGCATACCACTGAGGAAGAGGAGGCCGAAGATGCCCTTACCGCCGCGCTGGGGCCCCAAATTCCGCTGCGCCGCTTCGAAACCCTGACGCTGCTGCACCCCGCCGACCTGCCCATTCCCGTGCGCAACCTGCCCTTTTCCTTCAGCAAGTTTCGGTTTGATGTTTTTTCGAAGATGACGGTGCGGCCACCGCTACCCGCCCCGCGCCGGCTGCCGCCGCTGCCGGCGGGCTTCGCACCCGCGCCACTGCCCAATGCCGATTTAATTGCCGCTGAACTGGGGCAGCCGTCGCTGGTGCGCGTTCGGCCCGACCGGCGCTCGGCCCTGCCCGCGCTGGGCGGGGGCGAAACCACCGGCCTGGCCCGCCTGCACGATTACGCCATTGAGCGCCACCTCATTGGCCGTTACGACGACACCCGCAACCAGCTGCTGGGCGAGGCCTTCAGCACTAAGCTTTCGCCCTGGCTGGCCAACGGGAGCTTGTCGGCCCGGCAGGTGTGGGCGGCCATTGATGGCTACGACGATGCCCACGGGGCCCGTAGCAAGGGGGCCCTGCAATTGCGGCTGGAGCTGCTGTGGCGCGACTATTTCCGCCTGTTGGCCCAGAAAGCCGGGCCGGATTTCTTCCGCTGGCGCGGCCTGCGCGACCAGCTTCCCAAGCCCATTCAGCCCGAAAAAACCGTGTTCGACGCCTGGGCCGCTGGCCGTACCGGCAACGCCTTTGTAGACGCCAACATGCGCGAGCTAAACGCCACCAGCTTCATGAGCAACCGCGGCCGGCAGAACGTGGCCAGCTACCTCATCCACGACCTGCACCAGGACTGGCGCTGGGGCGCGGCCTACTTCGAGCACCAGCTCATCGACCACGACGCGGCCTCGAACTGGGGCAACTGGAAGTACATCGCCGGCACCGGCACCGACGTGCGCGATACCGCCTTCGATGTGGCCCAACAGGCCAAGCGCTACGACCCGCAGGGCCAGTATGTGCGCACCTGGTTGGCGTAA
- a CDS encoding DMT family transporter, with product MLKDYLRLHFIVLLWGFTAILGKLLAPTPAVELVFWRTLLASSGLGLLLAARGLGWRLPWREALKLLGVGTLVAAHWITFFLAARLSSVSVCLAGMATLALWTSLLEPLLLWRRVRPYEVALGLGAMLGLYLISQAELNQLTGLLVAVGSAGLSALFSVLNSQLVKRHAPVRLTFYEMAGACLSIAIFLPFYGRYFTQGAGVQLALHGYGWLWMAVLAGVCTVYAFSSSVELMKRLSAFVVNLTINLEPVYGILLAQLLYWLRVQGFGQERMAGGFYLGTIIILASVLIHPVIEQWNRRRTRRAQALDAVV from the coding sequence GTGTTAAAAGACTACCTCCGCCTTCATTTCATTGTGCTGCTGTGGGGCTTCACGGCCATATTGGGCAAGCTGCTAGCCCCCACGCCGGCCGTAGAACTGGTGTTTTGGCGCACGCTGCTGGCCAGCAGCGGGCTGGGGCTGCTGCTGGCAGCGCGGGGCCTGGGCTGGCGCCTGCCATGGCGCGAGGCCCTGAAGCTGCTGGGCGTGGGCACGCTGGTGGCCGCCCACTGGATTACATTTTTCCTGGCCGCGCGCCTCTCGTCCGTGAGCGTGTGCCTGGCGGGCATGGCGACGCTGGCCCTTTGGACCTCGCTGCTGGAGCCGCTGCTGCTGTGGCGGCGGGTGCGGCCCTACGAGGTGGCCCTGGGCCTGGGGGCCATGCTGGGCCTGTATTTGATTTCGCAGGCTGAACTGAACCAGCTCACGGGCCTACTGGTGGCGGTGGGCTCGGCGGGGCTCTCGGCCCTGTTCAGCGTGCTCAATTCGCAACTTGTGAAGCGCCACGCGCCGGTCAGGCTCACCTTCTATGAAATGGCGGGGGCCTGCCTGAGCATCGCCATTTTCCTGCCGTTTTATGGGCGCTACTTCACCCAGGGCGCGGGCGTGCAGCTGGCATTGCACGGCTACGGCTGGCTGTGGATGGCCGTGCTGGCAGGCGTGTGCACGGTGTACGCCTTCTCATCGTCGGTGGAATTGATGAAGCGCCTGTCGGCCTTCGTCGTCAACCTCACCATCAACCTGGAGCCGGTATATGGCATTTTGCTGGCGCAATTGCTGTACTGGCTGCGGGTGCAGGGCTTCGGGCAGGAGCGCATGGCAGGCGGCTTCTACCTGGGCACGATTATCATCCTGGCCAGCGTGCTCATCCACCCAGTAATCGAGCAGTGGAACCGCCGCCGCACCCGCCGCGCCCAGGCCCTGGACGCGGTGGTGTAG